The Fusobacterium russii ATCC 25533 sequence TGTAAGATATAGATCTAAAGATGTCAATGTTTTAGATAGTTATACTCTAAATGAAGTCTGAAAGTTATTATAATTTAATTTTTAAATATTGTTAATAACTGTAAATTAATGCTTTTTTAATAAAAAAATTTTGAATAAATAAAAATTAAAAGGAGCTGTTGCAAGCCCAGCATTGAATATAAGTAAAAAATAAGTGAATTACATCTAAATGTTAAGAAATTTAGCCAGTAATGAACTATTTTTTACTTAATTAAACAATTTGCAACAGCTCCTTCTTATATTAATCTATTCATCATCCAGTTTTTGAAATTCTTTCATAAAATTATCTACATTCAAATTATGATGTATTAAGCATAGATGAGCAAGTTCTAAATTATAGCTTTTTAATTTTTCATAGGCATTTAATGGATGCCTTTCTAAAATCTTATCACCTATCAGAGTTTTTTTAATCCTTCTAAACAAAGAGGCATTTCCTTTTCCACAGTCATGAAGCAATGCTAATTTCAAATATAAGTTGTTGTTAGACAGTAATTCATTCTTCTCAATTTTTTTAAATAAAGTATATGAATGCCACTTATCGTAGTTAGACATTTCAGAAAATATTTCATACTCAATATCGGATAAAATTTTTTTAACTTCTTTATCATATTTTATATCATACTTGCAAGTAATATAGGAAATTCCTTGCTTTATTTTTGAAATAAATATTATTCCCATCTTTCTTTTAAAAGTCTTCCTTTATCATAAGTTAGAACAGTATCAAGAGAGCCGTCCTCTCTATATTTTTTCCAAACTCCATCTTTCTTCCAAGAAGTATAGTGCCCCTCTTCCGAT is a genomic window containing:
- a CDS encoding HD domain-containing protein, which encodes MGIIFISKIKQGISYITCKYDIKYDKEVKKILSDIEYEIFSEMSNYDKWHSYTLFKKIEKNELLSNNNLYLKLALLHDCGKGNASLFRRIKKTLIGDKILERHPLNAYEKLKSYNLELAHLCLIHHNLNVDNFMKEFQKLDDE